A stretch of Imperialibacter roseus DNA encodes these proteins:
- a CDS encoding heavy-metal-associated domain-containing protein, whose amino-acid sequence METLKFKSNIKCTGCIEKVTPFLNEAAGAEKWEVDLKNPEKILTVHAEGVTSEQISQAMQKAGYVAEVIS is encoded by the coding sequence ATGGAAACATTAAAGTTCAAATCAAACATCAAGTGTACTGGGTGTATCGAAAAAGTGACCCCTTTCCTTAATGAAGCAGCCGGCGCTGAAAAATGGGAAGTTGATCTCAAGAATCCTGAGAAAATTCTTACGGTTCATGCTGAAGGAGTTACGTCTGAGCAGATTAGCCAGGCAATGCAAAAAGCAGGCTACGTAGCAGAAGTAATCAGCTAA